GGTGCAGGCCGACGAGTCCGAGATCGAATACCTGTTGGCCGCCGTGAACCGCTATTTCAAGGAAAAGCTGCGCCGCTCGGACGTTCTGGAAACATTTTCCGGGGTTCGCCCCCTGTTTGACGATGGACAGGGCAACCCTTCGGCAGTGACGCGGGATTATGTCTTTGACCTTGACCGGAACGGTGGCGCACCGCTTCTGAACGTGTTCGGCGGCAAGATCACCACCTTCCGCGAACTGGCAGAGCGCGGCATGCATCGGTTGAAAGAGGTCTTCCCGGATATGGGACCGAACTGGACCGAAACCGCACCGCTGCCGGGCGGCGAGATCGCCAATGCCGATTATGAAAGCTATGCCAACCTGTTACGCGAACTGCACCCGTGGATGCCACGCAAACTGGTGCATCATTACGGGAGGCTTTACGGCGCGCGCACCAAGGAGGTGGTCGCAGGGGCGCTGAGCGTTGAGGATCTGGGCCGGCACTTTGGCGGTCTGCTTTACGAGGCCGAGGCGCGTTACCTAGTCCGCAAGGAATGGGCGCTGACCGCCGAGGATATCCTCTGGCGGCGGACCAAGCATTACCTGCATCTGAGCAAGGCCGAACGCGCGGCATTCACCGAATGGTTCGAACAATCCGGCCTGTCTCGGGCGGCATAAGGAGATCACCGTGTCCCTGACCCTGTCGCTGAACACCAACCCGCTGGTCAATCGCTTTGCCGAATCGGATGATCTGATCGACACCGTCGCCCGCGATCTTCGCATCCGCGACCTGCAACTGACGCACGAATTCATCAACCCGTCATGGCCCGCCCCGGTGACACGCCGCCTGACCCGCCAGATGGGCCGCGCGCTTGACCGCACCGGGGTCCGCGTGACTAGCGGCATGACCGGACCCTATGGGCGGCTCAATCACTTTGGGCATCCCGACCGCGATGTGCGGCGCTATTACGTGAATTGGTTCAAGGGTTTTGCCGATATCATCGCGGATCTTGGCGGGCATTCCGTCGGCACGCAATTCGCGATCTTCACCTATCGCGACTATGACGACCCGGCACGGCGCGAGGAGCTGATCCGGATCGCCATCGATTGCTGGGCAGAGGTGGCAGAACATGCCAAGGCTGCGGGTCTCGATTATGTTTTCTGGGAGCCAATGAGCATCGGGCGTGAATTCGGCGAGACCATCGCCGCAAGCATGGAGTTGCAGGATCGATTGAGTGCCGCCGGGATGGCCGTGCCCATGTGGATGATGGCCGATATCGATCATGGCAATGTCACCAGCGACAATCCCGACGATCACGACCCCTATGCCTGGGCTCGGGCGGTGCCGCCGGTGTCTCCGATCATCCATATAAAGCAATCTCTTATGGACAAGGGCGGGCATCGCCCATTCACCGCCGAATTCAACGCCAAGGGTAATATCCAGCCCGAACCGCTGCTGCGGGCATTCGCCGAGGGCGGGGCGGTGGATAACGAGATTTGCCTTGAACTGAGTTTCAAGGAACGCGAACCGAATGACCGCGAGGTGATCGGGCA
This region of Paracoccus saliphilus genomic DNA includes:
- a CDS encoding sugar phosphate isomerase/epimerase family protein, producing MSLTLSLNTNPLVNRFAESDDLIDTVARDLRIRDLQLTHEFINPSWPAPVTRRLTRQMGRALDRTGVRVTSGMTGPYGRLNHFGHPDRDVRRYYVNWFKGFADIIADLGGHSVGTQFAIFTYRDYDDPARREELIRIAIDCWAEVAEHAKAAGLDYVFWEPMSIGREFGETIAASMELQDRLSAAGMAVPMWMMADIDHGNVTSDNPDDHDPYAWARAVPPVSPIIHIKQSLMDKGGHRPFTAEFNAKGNIQPEPLLRAFAEGGAVDNEICLELSFKEREPNDREVIGQIAESVAFWTPHLDSGADKLKI